The following coding sequences are from one Sphingobacteriaceae bacterium window:
- a CDS encoding HNH endonuclease, whose protein sequence is MANIEKYETDLTGYENLKHYINGELDQRTFDSYKINIQKCRVINVKNNRIIQTRRKNNDYHMLFGSNFHRIIYQHVHGPIANALVVDHKDENKMNNRIENLQLLSHGENVKKSQVLKNFKIGDNMQKRHLVKATKVSTNTFEIYKSLYACSKDLNINCGIIKMVCEKLNGVKSGISKSTNEKYIFEYTTEAPTINNTRNMTLHTTDEERKNAVRETIKKCIEKKKQTYICECGCKIKLGSKYLHLKSKTHQNFMELSPRILMTERMKIIDKISNDFL, encoded by the coding sequence ATATAGAGAAATACGAAACAGACTTGACGGGCTACGAGAATTTGAAACACTACATTAACGGCGAATTAGATCAAAGAACATTTGACAGTTATAAAATTAATATACAAAAATGTAGAGTAATAAACGTAAAAAATAATAGGATAATTCAAACTCGCCGTAAAAACAATGACTATCATATGTTGTTTGGTTCAAACTTTCATCGTATCATCTATCAGCATGTACATGGGCCCATTGCAAATGCTTTAGTAGTGGATCATAAAGATGAAAATAAAATGAATAACAGAATAGAGAATTTACAATTGTTGTCTCATGGTGAGAATGTCAAGAAATCGCAAGTATTGAAAAATTTCAAAATAGGAGATAATATGCAAAAACGGCATTTAGTGAAAGCTACAAAAGTAAGTACGAACACATTTGAAATATATAAATCACTTTATGCGTGTTCCAAAGATCTTAATATAAATTGTGGTATCATCAAAATGGTATGCGAAAAATTAAATGGTGTGAAATCTGGTATATCGAAGTCTACAAATGAGAAATATATTTTTGAATATACCACGGAAGCACCAACAATAAATAACACTCGCAATATGACGTTACATACAACCGATGAGGAACGTAAAAACGCAGTACGCGAAACAATTAAAAAATGCATTGAAAAGAAAAAACAAACATATATTTGTGAATGTGGATGTAAAATAAAACTCGGTAGTAAATATCTTCATTTGAAAAGTAAAACACATCAAAATTTTATGGAACTGTCACCAAGAATACTGATGACAGAAAGAATGAAAATCATTGATAAAATTTCAAATGATTTTC